gtataagtatgatagttttatttgtcttataagtatgatagttttcatacatacacattttctatttcgagccgagtttactcccctatctttttctcgaaatatgtgttggtaagctttcgctttaaccacttttcatcttaacccgtgaatAAAGTCATGataacgtttcaatcttgaaaatagctttgatgacaatagttgtgaatgacgattgttataacattatagaagaatgtttcaatgattgaaatgtagagttgagactACGTAacaaactatggatataagcatatatagtgtgttcgcacattagtgtataaatccatgtgcccgaaaccaagtgtgtgcatatgtgtgcgtacggtattggtgaaagagacaggttgggtacgcgtaacaacggaagttttcgaaccgaaaatttctgctgagtttgtaagtttgcaaactgttaaaccagtcaccttaggtacgcgtacccacgaaggttttcgaccgaaaatttctgctgagtttctaaacttaaatccggtagctatggtacacgtacccgtacgcgtacccaagctggttatatttctcaaatcggaagttcatgaacttaaacaataaataaataagaaatgcaatctttgcaaaccgtggctatattgttcatgaatttattcaagtgagtcaaaccgattttgtttcacttgcgtctattcataaagacctaagcaattgaacaactcttcaactagttcttttgaagtcatttgaactagttgtgaagaagatgaatatggttgatatgaaattgctcctatggctaaccattggttaactatttgtgaaccaactaagtgtaccacgtttaggtatggttactcaaatctaaatgaaatacatttcatttgtgtgtgacaagctaagtgctgatctaacggttcaaagatattagcttggttaaatcaggttcctcatctaacagtgaatattgaatgctttgttaccaaggtaacttagattgcaaaccctgatttgaaaactatataaaggagacatctagcaactggaaaaactaatccccacacctcttgtgtgatactagttggttttgctagagttggttctccttgaaccttaggtttcttctcgagaccctgtaggttaacaactgaaagacttcatcgggattgtgaagccagacgaaactacttctcttgtagttgagcgatctgatcttgccatttttttatcatacgagttcaattgaataattgacttgagattatatctccgatagggcaagataaaaagaaatcacaaacatcttcgtctcatcgtttgtgattccgcaatatctagtttcgctaccatacgatttagattattgtgaggtgattgataattctaggttgtccttcgtgaatataagtccgggttatcgattggttcctgttcaccttgattttatcaaaagacggaacaaaactcttaggtttatctgtggaagacagatttatctattatcatagacttttctgtgtgatacagatttgtttattaaagtctttgactttgggtcatagcaactcttggttgtgggttagatcagctaagggaatcaagtgtgtagcatcctgctgggatcagagacgtaaggagcgcaactgtaccttgaatcagtatgagattgattagggttcaactacagtccagaccgaagttagtttgtagtaggctagtgtctgtagcggcttaatacagtgtggtgttcaatctggactaggtcccggggtttttctgcattttcgatttcctcgttaacaaaatttctggtgtctgtgttatttctattccgcattatattttgttatataattgaaatatcacaggttgtgtgttaagatcaatcaattagaatatccaacctttggttgttgatttaaattgattgaaacatggatattggtctttggtaccatccaagtttatctctctagtatttgataaagactcgcagatttccatttgcttgagtaaagatcaaatcgagagattgagatattaactttttgatatacttttatctagattaagtttgactgtctagttgattctctagaaagtatattggagttagtccatacagattgctaatccaaatatttggtgaggttgttagacccccgctcttTCATGTAGCTTCTCAAGCACTTCTCATGTATGAGATTATTTTTTCAAGCTTCATCTTTCCTTGGGATTTGACTAAGTCAGAAAAGAGTACACTGCAGGAATGAAATGACAGTAAAAGTAagagtaagaagaagaagatttggtTTATGCTTCCTTTTGGAATCTGGTGAAATTATTAACGTGAAAAAATGACAGATGTTTTGCGAATAAGAAAAGGAATATCAATAAACTTACTTTAGCGGTTAAGTCTACTCTGTACAACTGGTCACCTTCTACTATTTTTTTTATAAGTATCCTTTATCATCTCTAATATGCAATGGAGATTCAGTCTCACACTTTGATCATAAGGTTTAGTTTTTTCCTTGCTTATTTTTCTTATGGAattctaggaattactggttaatccggTTGAGAGAAACCCGTTAGTGTGTAGTCCaccctttttttttgttgcttcgctggtccaaaaacatgtttttggatcaGAATTTTTACTCGCTCGTCCAACGCATGTGCGAGTGCTATTATGTAATATTAAAAAATTTCCAGAAGTACCCTTTCTCTAATGATATACATTAAACACCTTCTAATCAGATCTACTTTAATGCTTTCAGTTCCTTTTCTAACAGAGAGAGCTCAAACGATGGAGATTGATGAATAAAAACCAGAGAAACTACTTCAATGAGCTATATCTTCTAAAATTTATGATCTGTTTTTCTTCTCTGCtggtatttttagggttttcgttTGAAGATCGTTTTATTGCTCTGTAATTAGCTTCATCTCCATCAAATCCAGGTATGTTCTATGACAATTAATtaagtgatggtgaagaagataaGCAAGcgaagaagaagatcaagaaattcatatccatgaagaagaagaagtacaaaaaaagagatataaattcattaattttgggttttgatttatattctttaatcttatttttaatttgatCTGATGCTCAATATTAGAAGACGAAGGTTGTCTCTTCAAACGACATGATTTAATTGATATGATGCTATGTTTATTtggtttacttttatttttcttaaaatcgTGATTTTTTTTGTAGGTTTTGTATAGtcatacagtacatatcaatatgtatcgtGGGATTATATACTTTTCCTTCAATACACTTTTTCCTTTGGTACATATTTTTCTctggtacatatcaatatgtactgtggGATCATACATTTTTTCCTTCATCACGCATTATCctctagtacatatcaatatgtactgttggatTATCTACTCTCTTTTTTTTACTCTTTTTTCTTCGGTACATATTTTCTTTgagtacatataaatatgtactgctggatcaatatgtactattgaatcatacactttttcctttaatacatattttcttcaatacatataaatatgtagttTGGGATCAGGTAATTTTTCCTtcgatacatattttccttcagtACATTGCAATGTGTACTACAAGatcatacatatcaatatgtagtacaaGATCATACATATCAATATGCACTGTTCTACTaacaaatattttctttttcttcttcactggaTCTCGAAGATTTTTTATTTCGGTGTCTTAATTTGATATTAATTTTTAGTTTTAGGTGATTATTGataattgtttttttgtttccGGTTGTGGTTTTCGTTTTTCTGATTTGTTTTTCAGTGCTCAAGTTTTTGATTTGGATCGGGAAGTAGTTTCCGTTTTCTGGTTTTGAAAAATGAAGTAGTTTTTGTGAATGAACAACGTAGTTTTTTGAAGCACATGTTTCTGTGATGGGCAATAAAGTAAATTTTATATTCAAAACTTTTTTTGGACCAGCGGTTAAAACATTTTTCCTGCCGGACTATAAGATAAGTCGTGTCGGGTTTTATGGACCAACCAGCAAAGTTCTCTATGGAATTTCTTTGTATTATCTTGTCAGTGTCTGTGACTCACATGTAGTGTAAATTTGCTCTTTctcgtaaaaaaaaaagaaaaaaaaaacggctgGAGTAATAGCGTAGAAGTCAGAAATAAAgatattttgtttcacaaaaagtccattttttttcttctaaaaaccaTTCTGAAATTTTACACTCAAACTAACTTCTAGCCTTTTGATTTCTAGTATGGAAGTTACTTCAGGATGTGTAACCAAACGCATTATAAATATCCTGGTTTAAAATATCTAGGAATTTTGGTTCACAATCATGTGGACGGGTTAAGGTTTCTTCGACCCGACCGGACTCAATGAAAATGGAGCTCCGCCCACCACCAGGAGTCTATTAGGTTAGCCATATTGCAAGGCCGGAGAACCGCACTACTCTTGTCGTCATCTAATAGAGTTGAGGTGTTAGCTTTAAAGAGTGTACAGCAAAACTGTCTGGAATCTGGAGGAGTaaaacgcagaagaagggagaagTAATTTAACCCTAATTCTACAAGCGAAGAATCACAAAGAGGTACTCTTTTTGTTCCTTTAAATAATAAAAATTCTTTTTGAAGAACGTTGTTAGGAAATTTTAATATTTATATGTAATTAGGGTTTAGCTAAATCTAATGACCCTTCGTGAAGTAATTTATAGATGAATtcgatcctcatgaaatttcaatCATCTTTTGATTAGCTGGGTTCGGTAATTTCTCTCTGCATCATTAATTTCTGCATTTTTGTTTATgtaatgttgttgttgataaGAATGCGTTGTTTTGTGGGTACCTAAAGTTGTTTTGATcatagaattttgattttttttcatcaaCGCTGAAATTACAGGTATATCTATTTAGATGGAAGAACTCGGCACAAGTACGGGTAATTTTATCCTACCTTGATTCTTGACATATACATTGTGGGTCTTAAAGAACAATTGGGTAGGTATAACAAATTAGGAATAGTTGGCAGAACCAGTACTTGCAGTGGGCGAAACTGAAAAGAGAGTCGAGAAAGGTCAATTCATTAGCTTCTTGTTACATCCATTTCACTGTCTGAAACAAAAATTGCTAAAGGGAATGAATTCCATTACGTGTCGTATGTTGTCTCAAGCCCGTTTACTTGTTTCCTCAAACTACTGCAAGTCTAAGGCGCCATTGACATGCTTAATCAGTACTCAAGCTGAAACTCTTAGAAGCTCAACTTGTCAAGTTAGTAAGCCAGTTCGAGAGCATTTGAGAGTTACATCTAATAGTAATAGTAGATTTTATGGATTTCGTAATTTTTGCGCAGCTGCAAATGATTTATCGACCAAGAAGTGTGTCTCATGTAGCTCGAAGGATCTTCGACCCATGACTGAAGAAGCTGCTATGAAGCTTATTCCGGAGGTCCAGGGATGGAATTTGGTAAATGAAGAAGGTACTTTGAAGCTGAACCGCTCATGGAAAGTGAAGAACTTTActaaggggttggaattgtttaAGTTGGTGGCAGATATTGCAGAAGCAGAAAATCATCATCCTGATCTCCATCTTACTGGATGGAACAATGTGAAGATTGATATTTGGACACATTCTGTTAGTGGGCTGACTGAGAATGATTTCATACTGGCTTCAAAGATCAACACCCTTGAACTGCAACATTTATTACGAAAAAAAATGAAAGGTGTCAGCAACAAAGCAGAAGAATAGAACTTGATCGACCCTAGGCTGTAGTTCAAGAAACTTAGTTTGATCATCTACAGGTATGACACCACTTGCCCTGTATTTTTGCTAGTCTAATCAATCGTATGACTGCTTTATGTGGTTCATTTCACTACCTAAGAAGTGTCGATACATTTTGTAGTAACTAATAATACCTGTATGGATTTATCTTTCTTTTTGAGATACGAAGTGTTTTGATATCCTTAACTCTGAAATGTCCAAGGGAAGAGTAATTTAGCTGGAAATATTTAGTGAGTTATAGTAAACCAAATGTCCTGGCAAAGAGCGTAGTTGTTCACTTGTTCTTGAAGCAGCAAAACTGATAAAACACTGAAGCACAAAGATAGTAATACATAGCAGTCGTCTGTCATAATTCAATTTCTTGTGGATGAATTCATCAGTGTAGGAGGATTCAGCATTGTCTTCAGCAACAACTTTTTCTTGTTAGCATGAAGTAGTCTCGCTGCATTGGTGACTTGTTTGTTTTCATCCATCGCAAGCATCAGAGCATCTCAGTTTCTTGTGTCAGTGaaccatcttcttcctcctctctcTCGACCTCAACTCTAACTTACAAATTCGCTTCCTGTCAACCTTTTGTCTGCCATCTGGTCACCAATCCCGTCAACTGATGcctaaggctaagtcctatgggctagattggagtGCTACATTGGCCAAAAAGTATTGCAAATTaaaaaataagtgttggaaaaaagttaacagtgatagttgatagttctctcacCTAGTAagtgctcgcagtccaactatcagcgagattgaaacgctgaatcgtTCGGCGCTGAAAAAGTGGTCTAAACGTTGAACTATTCGGCGTTTCGCGAATATTCTCTGGAATCTCTGCCGAACCGTTCGGCGTTTACATAAACGTTGTTCCATTCGGCGTCCTATTTCAACGTCGCACCATGCGGCGCTTGACTGTTTTTCctccaacgactattttttttacaGAATTCCATTTTCTAAATTATGAGAATTTCCAATTTGTTCCAATGATTGCTTGTAAATTTGAGAATTAATCAAAGTAAAGGGAAATTTTTAATTACATTGCAAAACGGTTACAAtgttttttgaagaaattgaaaaaaatattaaaattagaataacttagaacataaaaagatatattgaaattgaaattctACAACTTAGAACACAAAAaaatacattgaaattgaaatcctacttctaaataacttaaaacataaaaaaaaaagtacattgaaattgaaatcctacttctaaataacttaaattattacTAATATATCATTTTAATTTAGGGGATAAGTGGTAATCCATGACGGGCTAAAATctcgttcttccatattttgtagaCGGGTTTCTCCCATTCTTGTAATTCATCCAAGGGTTGACGTAGGATCTTCATGTCCGATTCTCTTTGCTGCGTTTGTGCCAAAATTGAAGAGTTTTCCATGTCCTTCTTCAGATACTCTTCCTTTATTTCATATTTTGCCATTCTTTGTGTTTGTGcgttttcaagaagttcgatgaGTTTATCCAATTTTTCATCTGATTTATGCGACGTTTTAGCCTCACGAGCCCTTTTCTTTGCTTGATCTCTCCCTTCACTTCTAACGTCATCTGTTTGTTCAAAATAACGCCTTCTCTTTGATATGTCTGAGGTTTCAGAATTATGAGTAGATGAAGAGCTACCAAACCTTGCCATATTTTGAAATTCTTCATCCAAATTATCAACTTCATTTTCTTCGGTAGCTTGAGTATGTTGACTAGGTTGAGTAGAAGTACCGACtccatcatcattattcaccGCTGGATTGTAATCTGGTTGATAAGTCTTCAGGATCTGAAAAATCGATTCGCGCGTCCATTGTTTTTTAGTCGCCGCTACATAATTCTCTCTTCCACGACGATACTgggaaaaaatgaaaagaaaaatttagagaaagaaagaaagagatcaagatggaagaaagaaaacattaaaaaaaaattgaggtaCTTACATAATCCTCCTCGGTCATCCCCGTAGGTCTACTTCGGAAGTAGGGTCTAATCTGCCTTTGGAATCTCTCCCCCAAGTAACAACTAACTCTTGTGCCACTTTCAAAGTGAAAAAACAGAATTCTCTTTTTGGATACTTCTAGTGCATACTCATATTGGTCTCCCACAGCATACCGACTCTCTTCCCATGGTTGCCAAATACA
This is a stretch of genomic DNA from Papaver somniferum cultivar HN1 chromosome 1, ASM357369v1, whole genome shotgun sequence. It encodes these proteins:
- the LOC113291026 gene encoding pterin-4-alpha-carbinolamine dehydratase 2, mitochondrial-like isoform X1; translation: MNSITCRMLSQARLLVSSNYCKSKAPLTCLISTQAETLRSSTCQVSKPVREHLRVTSNSNSRFYGFRNFCAAANDLSTKKCVSCSSKDLRPMTEEAAMKLIPEVQGWNLVNEEGTLKLNRSWKVKNFTKGLELFKLVADIAEAENHHPDLHLTGWNNVKIDIWTHSVSGLTENDFILASKINTLELQHLLRKKMKGVSNKAEE
- the LOC113291026 gene encoding pterin-4-alpha-carbinolamine dehydratase 2, mitochondrial-like isoform X2 — translated: MEELGTSTAANDLSTKKCVSCSSKDLRPMTEEAAMKLIPEVQGWNLVNEEGTLKLNRSWKVKNFTKGLELFKLVADIAEAENHHPDLHLTGWNNVKIDIWTHSVSGLTENDFILASKINTLELQHLLRKKMKGVSNKAEE